Proteins encoded within one genomic window of Schaalia sp. HMT-172:
- a CDS encoding WXG100 family type VII secretion target, with protein sequence MANLNVTYDQMQSAATRLRNGQNDLQTKLNELRSLVQQLVQNGFTTSRASGAFDTAYQEFTQGATRTIQGIDGMADYLNKAAQALQQTDEQLAQSIGK encoded by the coding sequence ATGGCAAACCTGAATGTCACCTACGACCAGATGCAGTCCGCGGCGACTCGTCTGCGCAACGGTCAGAACGATCTGCAGACCAAGCTCAACGAGCTGCGCTCGCTGGTCCAGCAGCTGGTTCAGAACGGCTTTACGACGTCGCGCGCCTCGGGCGCCTTCGACACCGCCTACCAGGAGTTCACCCAGGGCGCGACCCGCACGATCCAGGGAATCGACGGCATGGCCGACTACCTGAACAAGGCCGCTCAGGCACTTCAGCAGACCGACGAACAGCTGGCGCAGTCCATCGGCAAGTAA